The Manihot esculenta cultivar AM560-2 chromosome 1, M.esculenta_v8, whole genome shotgun sequence genome has a window encoding:
- the LOC110622737 gene encoding NAC domain-containing protein 37 isoform X1, with product MMNLVPAAMMESMESCVPPGFRFHPTDEELVGYYLRKKVASQKIDLDVIRDIDLYRIEPWDLQERCRIGYEEQNEWYFFSHKDKKYPTGTRTNRATMAGFWKATGRDKAVYDKTKLIGMRKTLVFYKGRAPNGQKSDWIMHEYRLESDENGPPQEEGWVVCRAFKKRTTGQNKNIEGWDSSYFYDESSVVSSVIDPIDYISRQPQNFLAQNFLCKQELEADNLSFMNCENFVQLPQLASPSLPLIKRPSSMSLILENNNNNSNNNEEEEQARGCNVNSNKKKVTDWRALDKFVASQLSQEDKYDGDNAVSSFGGEYGSDMSLLLLQSGRDDENKFNGFLTSSSDDCDIGICIFEK from the exons ATGATGAATCTAG TCCCAGCTGCTATGATGGAGTCAATGGAATCGTGTGTCCCACCTGGATTCCGGTTTCATCCCACGGACGAGGAGCTCGTTGGATATTATTTGCGAAAGAAAGTAGCGTCGCAGAAGATTGATCTTGATGTTATTAGAGATATTGATCTGTACAGGATTGAACCATGGGATCTACAAG AGAGATGCAGGATCGGATATGAAGAGCAGAACGAGTGGTATTTCTTTAGCCACAAGGACAAGAAGTATCCGACGGGGACGAGGACTAATAGAGCTACCATGGCTGGGTTCTGGAAGGCAACAGGGCGAGACAAGGCAGTTTATGACAAAACAAAACTGATTGGCATGAGGAAAACTCTTGTTTTCTACAAAGGAAGAGCACCAAATGGCCAGAAAAGTGACTGGATCATGCATGAATACAGGCTTGAATCCGACGAGAATGGTCCTCCACAG gaagaaggatgggtaGTTTGTCGCGCTTTCAAGAAGCGAACAACTGGGCAAAACAAGAACATTGAAGGGTGGGATTCAAGCTACTTCTATGATGAATCAAGTGTAGTTAGCTCAGTAATTGATCCAATTGATTATATATCGAGGCAGCCTCAGAATTTCTTGGCACAGAATTTCTTGTGCAAGCAAGAACTAGAAGCAGATAACTTAAGTTTTATGAACTGTGAAAATTTTGTACAGCTTCCTCAGTTAGCCAGCCCATCTCTGCCATTGATAAAGAGGCCAAGTTCGATGTCTCTTATATTGGAGAACAATAATAACAATAGCAATAAcaatgaagaagaagagcaaGCTAGAGGATGCAACGTGAACAGTAACAAGAAGAAAGTAACTGACTGGAGAGCCCTTGACAAGTTTGTAGCTTCTCAATTGAGTCAAGAAGACAAATACGATGGTGACAATGCAGTTTCAAGCTTTGGAGGAGAATATGGTTCAGACATGTCATTGCTGTTATTGCAGAGTGGTAGAGATGACGAGAACAAGTTCAATGGATTTTTAACTTCAAGCTCTGACGACTGTGATATTGGAATATGCATATTTGAGAAATGA
- the LOC110622737 gene encoding NAC domain-containing protein 37 isoform X2, whose amino-acid sequence MMESMESCVPPGFRFHPTDEELVGYYLRKKVASQKIDLDVIRDIDLYRIEPWDLQERCRIGYEEQNEWYFFSHKDKKYPTGTRTNRATMAGFWKATGRDKAVYDKTKLIGMRKTLVFYKGRAPNGQKSDWIMHEYRLESDENGPPQEEGWVVCRAFKKRTTGQNKNIEGWDSSYFYDESSVVSSVIDPIDYISRQPQNFLAQNFLCKQELEADNLSFMNCENFVQLPQLASPSLPLIKRPSSMSLILENNNNNSNNNEEEEQARGCNVNSNKKKVTDWRALDKFVASQLSQEDKYDGDNAVSSFGGEYGSDMSLLLLQSGRDDENKFNGFLTSSSDDCDIGICIFEK is encoded by the exons ATGATGGAGTCAATGGAATCGTGTGTCCCACCTGGATTCCGGTTTCATCCCACGGACGAGGAGCTCGTTGGATATTATTTGCGAAAGAAAGTAGCGTCGCAGAAGATTGATCTTGATGTTATTAGAGATATTGATCTGTACAGGATTGAACCATGGGATCTACAAG AGAGATGCAGGATCGGATATGAAGAGCAGAACGAGTGGTATTTCTTTAGCCACAAGGACAAGAAGTATCCGACGGGGACGAGGACTAATAGAGCTACCATGGCTGGGTTCTGGAAGGCAACAGGGCGAGACAAGGCAGTTTATGACAAAACAAAACTGATTGGCATGAGGAAAACTCTTGTTTTCTACAAAGGAAGAGCACCAAATGGCCAGAAAAGTGACTGGATCATGCATGAATACAGGCTTGAATCCGACGAGAATGGTCCTCCACAG gaagaaggatgggtaGTTTGTCGCGCTTTCAAGAAGCGAACAACTGGGCAAAACAAGAACATTGAAGGGTGGGATTCAAGCTACTTCTATGATGAATCAAGTGTAGTTAGCTCAGTAATTGATCCAATTGATTATATATCGAGGCAGCCTCAGAATTTCTTGGCACAGAATTTCTTGTGCAAGCAAGAACTAGAAGCAGATAACTTAAGTTTTATGAACTGTGAAAATTTTGTACAGCTTCCTCAGTTAGCCAGCCCATCTCTGCCATTGATAAAGAGGCCAAGTTCGATGTCTCTTATATTGGAGAACAATAATAACAATAGCAATAAcaatgaagaagaagagcaaGCTAGAGGATGCAACGTGAACAGTAACAAGAAGAAAGTAACTGACTGGAGAGCCCTTGACAAGTTTGTAGCTTCTCAATTGAGTCAAGAAGACAAATACGATGGTGACAATGCAGTTTCAAGCTTTGGAGGAGAATATGGTTCAGACATGTCATTGCTGTTATTGCAGAGTGGTAGAGATGACGAGAACAAGTTCAATGGATTTTTAACTTCAAGCTCTGACGACTGTGATATTGGAATATGCATATTTGAGAAATGA
- the LOC110601802 gene encoding histone H1, with product MADEKEAEVVAPAVEQAPAVEEEEVKPTEKPVKEKKPRARKEKKPKQPKTASHPPYFQMIKEALLALDEKTGGSSPYAIAKYMEEKHKAVLPANFKKILALQLKNSTSRGKLIKIKGSYKLSEAGKKEKGTGKVPKAKGKADKEAKETKKARNTTTTTTTTTTRKTRSVNKSEAAKPAAKRVGTKKTKKSTPAKPKQPKSIKSPTAKRMKKTPGAAAAS from the exons ATGGCTGACGAGAAAGAAGCAGAAGTGGTAGCTCCTGCCGTCGAGCAGGCGCCTGCcgtagaggaggaggaggtcaaGCCGACTGAAAAGCCAGTGAAGGAGAAGAAGCCAAGAGCTCGCAAGGAGAAAAAGCCTAAACAGCCCAAAACCGCTTCACATCCTCCATATTTTCag ATGATCAAGGAAGCTCTGTTGGCATTGGACGAGAAGACTGGCGGATCAAGTCCATACGCCATAGCCAAGTACATGGAAGAGAAGCACAAGGCGGTGCTACCTgcaaattttaagaaaatcttAGCTTTACAATTGAAGAACTCGACCTCCAGAGGAAAACTTATAAAGATCAAAGGCTCTTACAAGCTATCAGAAGCAGGCAAGAAAGAGAAAGGCACCGGAAAGGTCCCAAAGGCTAAAGGTAAAGCAGATAAGGAAGCTAAAGAAACCAAAAAAGCAAGAAACACTACCACGACCACGACCACGACCACCACGAGAAAGACAAGGTCTGTGAACAAAAGTGAAGCTGCAAAGCCTGCAGCTAAGAGAGTGGGAACAAAGAAGACAAAGAAATCAACTCCTGCGAAGCCTAAACAGCCAAAGTCAATCAAGTCTCCAACCGCCAAGAGAATGAAGAAAACTCCAGGTGCTGCTGCTGCTTCTTAG